Proteins found in one Opitutaceae bacterium genomic segment:
- a CDS encoding HDOD domain-containing protein, which translates to MSAVASLPAHLHGPRSPKGSATIKRIELGMEKGTAHCLPELIELMQSICLKGVDVQVRDICDIIEKHPALLSKVISAATTLGYNPSRIEITTLNHAIQVIGFNRIRSLVTTLMLVRHAQDSGQMREQKEAAMCAIISGLAAQRIARERKVGEPDLAFVAASLRHLGRLLMSTYMRDEYRLVMATLRDSRLPERDIFRDVFGLTPVELTRAILVKSKFPETLLDTLHEQDGPRRKKRGEEDRVSLMDVAIFGERLSEMAMNRRLTQELFPQRARSLCASFPEDLDFSESEMVALLGEIGEDLGSFTEQMGFGTVASDAVQMCRHRQGKGDMPGLPPAADQVAAPAVATAPESTATVEPVAEAAPAPEAPAAAPETFVEAPARPSTPKEVPVPSEVAPTSQTTDPKTRIAVDVGMAAWKDGLVNLTSFLQESSSDPMAVLQAAAGVVREGFRSPEFVLLTLDGSRGTFTASGGEGRVFHRIRGKVAMEKGERTALALCALRKENVLIHDTSDPKTAPYLPEWASVSSGWGAFVAVPFHDGAQTFAIVICGWPCLLQLSLTAEQTKLLRSIGSMVAAAKRMAA; encoded by the coding sequence AAGGCTCGGCCACGATAAAGCGGATCGAGCTGGGCATGGAAAAGGGCACTGCTCATTGCCTGCCGGAGCTGATCGAATTGATGCAGTCGATCTGCCTGAAAGGCGTTGACGTCCAGGTAAGGGACATCTGCGACATCATCGAGAAGCATCCGGCTCTCCTTTCAAAGGTCATTTCTGCGGCGACGACGCTCGGTTACAACCCGTCACGCATTGAAATCACCACGCTAAACCACGCGATCCAAGTGATCGGCTTCAACCGCATCCGGTCGCTCGTGACCACGCTGATGCTGGTGCGTCATGCCCAGGACTCGGGGCAGATGCGCGAGCAAAAGGAAGCTGCGATGTGTGCAATCATCTCGGGACTTGCCGCGCAGCGAATCGCCCGCGAACGAAAGGTCGGCGAGCCTGACCTGGCCTTTGTCGCCGCCTCCCTCCGCCACCTGGGGCGCCTGCTCATGTCGACCTACATGCGGGATGAATATCGCCTGGTCATGGCGACCCTCCGGGACTCCCGCCTGCCTGAGCGCGACATCTTTCGGGATGTCTTCGGGCTCACACCGGTGGAGCTTACGCGTGCGATTCTTGTAAAGTCGAAGTTCCCCGAGACGCTCCTGGATACCCTCCATGAGCAAGATGGCCCGCGCCGTAAAAAGCGCGGCGAGGAAGATAGGGTTAGCCTGATGGATGTGGCCATTTTTGGGGAACGTCTTTCTGAGATGGCAATGAATCGTCGGCTCACTCAGGAGCTGTTTCCTCAGCGCGCCCGTTCCCTTTGCGCGAGTTTTCCGGAAGACCTCGACTTCTCGGAGTCCGAGATGGTGGCTTTGCTCGGCGAAATTGGAGAAGACCTGGGCTCGTTTACCGAGCAGATGGGTTTCGGAACCGTTGCGAGCGATGCAGTGCAGATGTGCCGGCATCGCCAAGGCAAAGGAGACATGCCTGGGCTTCCGCCTGCAGCAGACCAAGTGGCGGCTCCAGCGGTGGCTACGGCGCCTGAAAGCACTGCGACCGTCGAACCAGTCGCCGAAGCGGCTCCTGCCCCAGAGGCTCCCGCCGCCGCGCCTGAAACTTTTGTCGAGGCACCCGCCCGGCCGTCCACTCCGAAAGAAGTGCCCGTACCGTCCGAGGTTGCCCCGACATCTCAGACCACCGATCCTAAGACACGCATTGCCGTCGACGTGGGAATGGCTGCGTGGAAGGATGGCTTGGTCAATCTGACAAGCTTTCTGCAGGAATCCTCCTCCGACCCCATGGCCGTGCTCCAGGCGGCTGCAGGCGTGGTCCGGGAGGGATTCCGGTCTCCCGAATTTGTACTCCTCACTCTCGATGGCAGCCGCGGGACCTTTACGGCGTCAGGCGGAGAAGGCCGGGTCTTCCATCGCATCCGTGGCAAGGTCGCCATGGAGAAGGGCGAACGCACGGCGCTCGCGCTTTGCGCCCTGCGCAAGGAAAACGTGCTCATACACGACACAAGCGACCCGAAGACCGCCCCCTACCTGCCTGAATGGGCGTCGGTGTCCTCCGGCTGGGGGGCCTTTGTTGCCGTACCGTTTCACGACGGTGCGCAGACGTTCGCCATCGTCATCTGCGGTTGGCCCTGTCTTCTGCAGCTCAGTTTGACAGCTGAGCAGACCAAGCTGCTGCGCTCAATTGGCTCGATGGTGGCTGCTGCCAAGCGGATGGCTGCCTGA
- a CDS encoding glycosyltransferase, whose product MIPRVIHQMAKNARSAERWAAFSDRVRSFHPKWEYRLWTEADCRKLVSEKEHQLLAAFDLLPQSVMRADVARMVILREFGGLYLDLDYEMLRPFDLLRHRLVLPKARSLRMGDRADLLGTSIMASEAAHPFWDLALKRFKERPPISLATTRHRATGKQFLTRVYEEEIAATSLRSTVATPERPLFHPPTPHSDADYRSIVEERVAYGIHHCHDATQRRRIPRKVRAFLRALLPEYA is encoded by the coding sequence ATGATCCCCCGCGTCATCCATCAGATGGCCAAGAATGCCCGCTCGGCCGAACGCTGGGCTGCGTTCTCGGATCGTGTTCGTTCCTTCCATCCGAAATGGGAGTACCGCCTCTGGACCGAGGCTGACTGCCGCAAGCTCGTGTCGGAAAAGGAGCATCAGTTGCTGGCTGCATTTGACCTCCTGCCGCAGTCGGTGATGCGGGCCGACGTCGCGCGAATGGTGATCCTGCGGGAATTCGGAGGGCTCTATCTCGATCTGGACTACGAGATGCTAAGGCCTTTCGACCTGCTCCGCCACCGCCTCGTCCTGCCAAAGGCTCGAAGCCTTCGCATGGGGGACCGCGCCGACCTCCTTGGAACGTCCATCATGGCTTCCGAAGCTGCTCATCCTTTCTGGGATCTGGCACTCAAGCGGTTCAAGGAGCGACCCCCAATTAGCCTCGCGACCACGCGACATCGAGCCACCGGAAAGCAGTTTCTGACCCGGGTCTATGAAGAGGAAATAGCGGCCACTTCCTTGCGATCCACGGTCGCGACTCCGGAGCGCCCGCTCTTCCACCCGCCGACACCACACAGTGATGCGGACTACCGATCAATCGTCGAGGAGCGCGTCGCCTATGGGATCCATCACTGTCACGATGCCACCCAGCGTCGCCGAATTCCCCGCAAGGTCCGGGCATTTCTGAGGGCGCTCCTTCCGGAATACGCCTGA
- a CDS encoding thrombospondin type 3 repeat-containing protein, translating into MRNNLRSYFILMSLCAASALAAPPVITGCQVTSVVAGGGPLVFQVTAQDPGGIKSITVALTKVDPPALQYALSPVTWYATTPYSVNLTQNVNFAVSTVGNYAARVTVTNVGNESAYVERPAYVFVESRSLNGSTVTGKLLEVADGELVSPGTGTMSLSSGSDVTYGASGRIVLKPGFSALQGSAFYAIIADLTETGDFDSDGDGIADAKEGIIGTNPHIADSDGDGMSDGTEFFLGTNPLSPIEVAAPPSGFGTTFDLVLRTPSTNYGVKRTDWSILVVP; encoded by the coding sequence ATGAGAAACAATCTTCGTTCATATTTCATCCTGATGTCTCTATGCGCGGCATCCGCTTTGGCAGCTCCTCCCGTTATCACCGGATGTCAAGTGACCTCTGTGGTAGCAGGGGGTGGTCCTCTGGTGTTCCAAGTGACTGCGCAAGATCCCGGCGGGATAAAGTCGATTACTGTCGCGTTAACTAAGGTCGACCCGCCTGCACTTCAATACGCATTGAGTCCAGTCACGTGGTATGCGACCACACCGTATTCAGTAAATCTCACGCAGAACGTTAACTTCGCAGTTTCGACGGTGGGAAACTATGCCGCGCGAGTCACAGTTACAAATGTGGGAAACGAATCAGCGTATGTTGAGCGTCCCGCTTATGTCTTTGTTGAATCGCGTTCACTCAACGGATCCACGGTAACGGGTAAGTTGCTTGAAGTAGCAGATGGTGAATTGGTTTCTCCAGGTACCGGCACAATGTCCCTTTCTAGCGGTTCGGACGTGACGTATGGAGCCTCAGGAAGGATTGTTCTAAAGCCCGGCTTTTCGGCCCTTCAAGGCTCGGCCTTCTACGCCATCATTGCCGATCTCACAGAAACGGGCGATTTCGACTCGGACGGCGATGGAATTGCAGATGCCAAAGAAGGCATTATTGGCACAAATCCACATATTGCAGACTCTGATGGCGATGGCATGTCGGACGGTACGGAGTTTTTTTTGGGGACCAATCCACTCTCTCCGATTGAAGTCGCCGCTCCACCTTCTGGATTTGGTACCACGTTTGATCTGGTCCTCCGAACTCCGAGTACCAATTACGGAGTAAAGCGGACTGATTGGTCCATACTCGTCGTTCCCTGA
- a CDS encoding IMP dehydrogenase, whose translation MTKVASLATNPNDADFYLPAGAFFRANLPAALTFDDVTLATLFSDILPKDADTATALSETLTLQIPIVSSDMDTVTESRMAIVMALNGGLGLIHYNMPPKDQVKEVARVKRHIHGLIQDPITVSPSSQIGDVLAMIEQKKFAFSTFPVVDEQGVLVGLLNGNVVKERYRTKGVSEVMTPRAQLLTEHERAITKDPIKAADAFFNRHVGANKMLVVDDAGKLRGLVTSSDVERIMAEAKSRRKPARDANFRLVVGAALAPIRKTNGDLDRDRILNHVGNLMDESIDAVAVSTAHGHTAGVGEMVKMVRQAFPSLTIIAGNVTSAAGVEYLADCGADTIKVGQGPGSICTTRIVAGVGIPQLTALYVASQGAKAKGVKILADGGITKSGDIVKALTLADAVILGGLLAGCREAPGEIMEINGKLYKQYRGMGSLSAMKAGSAARYGQDKTDNARKLTAEGIEALKEVSGFADDVLANLIGGVQSGMGYLGARNLSDLKEKARYIRVSPAGQKEAAPHDVIEVSTRKN comes from the coding sequence ATGACTAAGGTTGCTTCACTGGCCACTAATCCCAACGACGCCGATTTCTACCTTCCGGCTGGCGCATTTTTTCGGGCCAACCTGCCCGCAGCGCTCACGTTCGATGACGTCACGTTGGCCACTTTGTTTTCGGACATCCTCCCGAAGGATGCCGACACCGCGACCGCCCTTTCAGAAACCCTGACTCTCCAGATTCCCATCGTCTCGTCAGACATGGATACCGTTACCGAGTCGCGTATGGCGATCGTCATGGCTCTGAATGGCGGGCTCGGGCTGATCCACTACAACATGCCGCCGAAGGATCAGGTGAAGGAAGTCGCCCGAGTGAAGCGCCACATCCACGGCTTGATCCAGGACCCCATCACGGTGAGCCCGTCCTCCCAAATCGGGGACGTGCTTGCGATGATCGAGCAGAAGAAGTTCGCATTCTCCACCTTTCCGGTTGTCGACGAGCAGGGGGTGCTGGTCGGCCTGCTCAATGGCAACGTGGTCAAGGAACGGTACCGCACGAAAGGCGTGTCTGAAGTGATGACACCACGCGCCCAACTCCTCACAGAGCACGAGCGCGCCATTACCAAGGACCCGATCAAGGCCGCCGATGCGTTCTTCAACCGGCACGTCGGTGCCAACAAGATGCTCGTCGTCGACGACGCTGGAAAACTCCGCGGGCTCGTCACCAGCTCCGACGTGGAGCGGATCATGGCTGAGGCGAAGTCGCGCCGCAAACCGGCCCGCGACGCGAACTTCCGACTCGTTGTCGGGGCGGCTCTCGCACCCATCCGCAAGACCAACGGGGACCTGGACCGCGACCGTATTCTTAACCACGTCGGAAATCTGATGGATGAGTCGATCGACGCCGTGGCTGTCTCGACCGCGCATGGGCATACGGCCGGCGTGGGCGAAATGGTGAAGATGGTCAGACAGGCATTTCCTTCCCTCACGATCATTGCCGGCAATGTCACCAGCGCGGCAGGAGTCGAGTACCTCGCTGATTGTGGTGCCGACACAATCAAGGTGGGCCAGGGTCCCGGGTCCATCTGCACGACACGCATTGTCGCTGGCGTCGGCATCCCGCAGTTGACGGCCCTCTACGTCGCGTCCCAAGGAGCCAAGGCAAAGGGAGTCAAGATTCTCGCCGACGGTGGCATCACCAAGTCGGGCGACATCGTAAAAGCCCTCACCCTTGCCGATGCCGTGATCTTGGGAGGCCTCCTCGCCGGCTGCCGTGAAGCACCGGGCGAGATCATGGAAATCAATGGCAAGCTCTACAAACAATACCGGGGCATGGGCAGTCTTTCGGCCATGAAAGCGGGCTCTGCCGCAAGGTACGGGCAGGACAAGACGGATAATGCACGCAAGCTCACCGCCGAGGGAATTGAGGCCTTGAAGGAAGTGTCTGGTTTCGCCGACGACGTCCTCGCCAATCTCATCGGTGGCGTGCAAAGCGGCATGGGCTACCTGGGTGCCCGCAACCTCTCGGACCTGAAGGAGAAGGCACGCTACATCCGTGTCAGTCCTGCCGGCCAAAAGGAAGCAGCGCCTCACGATGTGATCGAAGTCTCGACTCGTAAGAATTGA